In Humulus lupulus chromosome 6, drHumLupu1.1, whole genome shotgun sequence, a single genomic region encodes these proteins:
- the LOC133782486 gene encoding diacylglycerol kinase 3-like isoform X2, which yields MLRWLTAFIIYVMRNLTWHKDQFLIRGLTNILRLHVKKVNCSEWEQITVPSSVRAIVALNLHNYGSGRHPWGNLKPDYLEKKKFVEAHADDGLLEIFGLKHGWHASFVMVELISAKHISQVY from the exons ATGCTCAGGTGGCTTACGGCTTTCATCATTTACGTAATGAGAAACCTTACCTGGCACAAGGACCAATTTCTAATAAG GGGACTAACAAATATTTTAAGGTTGCATGTCAAAAAGGTCAATTGCTCAGAATGGGAGCAAATTACTGTTCCGTCAAG TGTAAGAGCTATTGTTGCTTTAAATCTTCATAACTATGGAAGTGGACGACATCCCTGGGGTAATCTGAAGCCAGATTATTTGGAAAAG AAAAAGTTTGTTGAGGCCCATGCTGATGATGGTCTTCTAGAAATTTTTGGCCTTAAGCACGGATGGCATGCATCATTTGTTATGGTCGAACTCATCTCTGCCAAGCACATTTCGCAG gtatattga
- the LOC133782486 gene encoding diacylglycerol kinase 3-like isoform X1, with protein MDAQVAYGFHHLRNEKPYLAQGPISNKLIYSGYSCDQGWFFTPCTSDPRLRGLTNILRLHVKKVNCSEWEQITVPSSVRAIVALNLHNYGSGRHPWGNLKPDYLEKKKFVEAHADDGLLEIFGLKHGWHASFVMVELISAKHISQVY; from the exons ATGGATGCTCAGGTGGCTTACGGCTTTCATCATTTACGTAATGAGAAACCTTACCTGGCACAAGGACCAATTTCTAATAAG CTGATCTATTCTGGTTATAGTTGCGATCAAGGTTGGTTCTTTACACCATGTACAAGTGATCCACGATTAAG GGGACTAACAAATATTTTAAGGTTGCATGTCAAAAAGGTCAATTGCTCAGAATGGGAGCAAATTACTGTTCCGTCAAG TGTAAGAGCTATTGTTGCTTTAAATCTTCATAACTATGGAAGTGGACGACATCCCTGGGGTAATCTGAAGCCAGATTATTTGGAAAAG AAAAAGTTTGTTGAGGCCCATGCTGATGATGGTCTTCTAGAAATTTTTGGCCTTAAGCACGGATGGCATGCATCATTTGTTATGGTCGAACTCATCTCTGCCAAGCACATTTCGCAG gtatattga
- the LOC133784175 gene encoding vascular-related unknown protein 1-like produces the protein MEAYSMSQAPTDECTPEESSWTMYLEDFGVQNNNIDHHQSSAHDLIISSSSENSLISDAGSLVANNIKFTDNTARGEFELNLRLNIMNNRRLSFKKRKTKETNLVLDDSLEDTASSPVHSPKVFNLSQFGHHMKSKQNDQNNISEEIIITGSTSGQIDHPKSVSDAQLSFIGSENDRYTLKKKGLCLVPLSMLVNFRE, from the exons ATGGAAGCATATTCCATGAGCCAAGCACCTACAGATGAGTGTACCCCTGAAGAGAGCAGTTGGACCATGTATTTGGAAGATTTTGGggtacaaaataataatattgatCACCATCAAAGCTCAGCTCATGATCTGATCATCTCCTCTTCTTCTGAGAACTCTCTAATCTCGGATGCTGGTTCTTTAgttgctaataatattaagttcACAGATAATACTGCTCGTGGAGAATTTGAGCTTAATCTAAGATTGAATATTATGAATAATAGAAGATTGAGTTTCAAGAAGAGGAAAACCAAAGAAACTAACTTGGTACTTGATGATTCCTTGGAGGATACTGCTAGTTCTCCTGTACATAGTCCCAAG GTTTTTAACTTGAGCCAGTTTGGTCATCATATGAAGTCAAAACAGAATGACCAAAACAATATCTCTGAG GAGATAATAATTACAGGAAGTACTTCTGGGCAAATAGATCATCCAAAATCAGTGAGCGACGCGCAATTAAGTTTTATTGGGAGTGAAAATGATCGATACACACTTAAGAAAAAGGGTCTTTGCTTAGTTCCTCTATCCATGTTAGTGAACTTTCGGGAATGA